One segment of Fusarium oxysporum f. sp. lycopersici 4287 chromosome 7, whole genome shotgun sequence DNA contains the following:
- a CDS encoding ethanolaminephosphotransferase: MVSSHNGSPLRTLLLVAANLLIPVSIVVFALGFFPYKPFLPGLAEFESLDFGSPPDAPFDRLIFMVVDALRSDFVYSDASGFDYVQSLIRDGSAMPFTANARSPTVTMPRIKSMTTGSIPSFVDLILNFDEADTSSTLASQDTWLAQIKAKQMGKLLMYGDDTWLKLFPNTFDREDGTSSFFVADFTEVDNNVTRNIAPELENNDWGLMVLHYLGLDHIGHKAGPKSSNMFPKQREMDGIVKTLFEAMESKPHLDSTLLVLCGDHGMNDAGNHGASSPGETSPALVFMSPRLKKVSHRLPAPAQPKDEFDYYSMVEQSDLAPTIAALLGFPVSKNNLGAFIPDFLPFWHKTSDQIQILVRNARQILNIITAAFGSELFDAQSSVDPCALEQTEINELACQWRRINKEAHVLAAGNKLDQKWLDDMSQWLRRAQDLMSSMASNYDMPKLYIGQAIAAVAATASTVVLVSLGTHRDGQILPFSLMTLSYGAMMYASSYVEEEQHFWYWSSSIWLVIQGVLHIRRRNSLADIAWVFVALVALRLTRGWNQTGQKFAGSPDIVKGFIVTHPQLLWAIITFGYILMSFRLLARLKSLPSLASTSTTSILLMSAYSFKLDFTSEDAPELVVGFARSLNDMFVGQSLLWRARTAFILLGVLFGYGIYRSFTGGRNGQLQSAYLFHHLYTIFGITQSRATNIPLFLLSDILFHALQATDLSVTGITITAILLQYTTFFAFGGSNAISSVDLSSAYNGISGFNFFAVGFLTLVSNWAGPIFWTSAANLLLLRKYHDGQRNAFWQYITLQTVFVSATVALVMAACTSLRTHLFIWTVFSPKYLYCMAWSLGQHLLINIGFGGLLFWLGSRN; this comes from the exons ATGGTGTCCTCTCATAATGGTTCGCCATTGCGCACTCTGTTGCTCGTCGCAGCCAATCTTCTAATCCCAGTCTCAATTGTCGTCTTTGCGCTGGGCTTCTTCCCTTATAAACCGTTCCTTCCTGGATTGGCTGAATTCGAGTCTCTTGACTTTGGATCGCCTCCTGATGCACCATTTGATCGTTTAATATTTATGGTTGTCGATGCCCTCAGAAG CGACTTTGTATACTCGGACGCCTCGGGATTTGATTATGTTCAAAG TCTCATCCGAGATGGCAGCGCAATGCCTTTTACAGCCAATGCCCGATCACCCACAGTTACTATGCCGAGAATCAAGTCCATGACAACCGGTTCAATCCCTTCGTTTGTTGATCTTATTTTGAACTTTGACGAGGCAGATACTTCGTCAACACTCGCTTCTCAAGATACTTGGTTAGCTCAGATTAAAGCCAAGCAAATGGGCAAGCTTCTCATGTACGGAGATGACACTTGGCTGAAGTTGTTTCCCAACACTTTCGATCGCGAAGATGGAACCTCCAGCTTCTTTGTGGCG GACTTCACCGAGGTTGACAACAATGTCACCAGAAACATTGCCCCTGAACTTGAGAACAATGATTGGGGTCTTATGGTGCTTCATTATCTTGGTCTAGATCATATCGGGCATAAGGCTGGACCAAAAAG CTCGAATATGTTTCCCAAGCAGCGCGAAATGGACGGTATTGTCAAGACTCTTTTCGAAGCTATGGAGTCCAAGCCTCATTTGGACTCGACACTCCTCGTCCTTTGCGGTGATCATGGCATGAATGATGCTGGTAACCATGGTGCTTCTTCACCCGGCGAAACCTCACCCGCCTTGGTTTTCATGTCTccaaggctgaagaaggtCTCCCATAGGCTCCCTGCCCCAGCTCAACCCAAGGATGAGTTTGATTACTACTCCATGGTCGAGCAATCTGACCTGGCACCTACTATTGCCGCCCTTTTGGGTTTCCCGGTATCCAAGAACAACCTGGGAGCCTTCATCCCTGATTTCCTCCCCTTCTGGCACAAGACCAGTGATCAGATTCAGATTTTAGTTCGAAATGCTAGACAAATCCTCAACATTATCACAGCCGCGTTTGGAAGTGAGCTCTTTGACGCACAGAGTAGCGTTGACCCCTGTGCCCTTGAGCAAACCGAAATCAACGAACTGGCATGTCAATGGCGAAGGATCAACAAGGAGGCACATGTACTCGCAGCTGGTAACAAGCTGGACCAAAAGTGGCTTGATGACATGTCACAGTGGCTCCGCCGAGCCCAAGATCTCATGAGCAGCATGGCTTCAAACTACGACATGCCCAAGCTTTACATTGGCCAAGCGAtcgctgctgttgctgctaCTGCAAGCACAGTTGTTCTTGTCAGTCTTGGGACTCATCGAGATGGACAAATTCTTCCATTCAGCCTCATGACATTATCTTACGGTGCCATGATGTATGCGAGTAGTTATGTTGAAGAGGAACAGCACTTTTGGTACTGGTCTTCTAGCATTTGGCTTGTAATACAAGGAGTGCTTCATATCCGAAG GAGAAACAGCCTTGCCGACATCGCTTGGGTCTTCGTTGCACTTGTAGCTTTGAGACTCACCAGGGGCTGGAATCAAACTGGCCAGAAGTTTGCAGGAAGTCCTGACATCGTGAAGGGCTTCATCGTCACGCACCCTCAACTTCTCTGGGCTATTATCACTTTTGGATACATTCTCATGTCATTCCGCTTGCTTGCCCGTCTCAAGAGTCTCCCTTCTCTGGCTAGCACAAGCACTACCTCAATTCTGCTCATGTCTGCGTATAGCTTCAAGCTTGACTTCACGAGCGAGGATGCCCCGGAGCTCGTTGTTGGCTTCGCTAGAAGCTTGAACGACATGTTCGTGGGACAGTCATTGCTTTGGAGGGCCAGGACTGCCTTTATTCTTCTCGGCGTCTTGTTTGGGTATGGCATCTATCGGTCGTTCACTGGCGGTCGAAATGGCCAGTTACAGTCAG CATatcttttccatcatctctATACCATCTTTGGCATAACCCAGTCTCGTGCTACAAACATTCCCCTCTTTCTACTATCTGATATCCTCTTCCACGCACTCCAAGCCACCGATCTCTCCGTAACTGGAATCACCATCACAGCTATTCTTCTTCAATACACAACATTCTTCGCCTTTGGTGGCTCAAATGCCATCTCCTCCGTCGATCTTTCCAGCGCATACAACGGTATCAGTggcttcaacttctttgcCGTTGGTTTTCTTACCTTGGTCAGCAACTGGGCAGGGCCAATCTTCTGGACATCCGCCGCCAACCTTCTCCTACTGCGCAAGTACCACGACGGTCAGCGCAATGCCTTCTGGCAATACATTACTTTGCAGACTGTCTTTGTCTCTGCGACAGTTGCATTAGTCATGGCGGCTTGCACATCACTGCGAACTCATCTGTTTATTTGGACAGTTTTCTCACCCAAGTATCTCTACTGTATGGCTTGGAGTCTCGGCCAACACTTGCTGATCAACATTGGCTTTGGTGGTCTCCTATTTTGGTTGGGGTCGCGTAACTAG
- a CDS encoding ethanolaminephosphotransferase, whose protein sequence is MVLHYLGLDHIGHKAGPKSSNMFPKQREMDGIVKTLFEAMESKPHLDSTLLVLCGDHGMNDAGNHGASSPGETSPALVFMSPRLKKVSHRLPAPAQPKDEFDYYSMVEQSDLAPTIAALLGFPVSKNNLGAFIPDFLPFWHKTSDQIQILVRNARQILNIITAAFGSELFDAQSSVDPCALEQTEINELACQWRRINKEAHVLAAGNKLDQKWLDDMSQWLRRAQDLMSSMASNYDMPKLYIGQAIAAVAATASTVVLVSLGTHRDGQILPFSLMTLSYGAMMYASSYVEEEQHFWYWSSSIWLVIQGVLHIRRRNSLADIAWVFVALVALRLTRGWNQTGQKFAGSPDIVKGFIVTHPQLLWAIITFGYILMSFRLLARLKSLPSLASTSTTSILLMSAYSFKLDFTSEDAPELVVGFARSLNDMFVGQSLLWRARTAFILLGVLFGYGIYRSFTGGRNGQLQSAYLFHHLYTIFGITQSRATNIPLFLLSDILFHALQATDLSVTGITITAILLQYTTFFAFGGSNAISSVDLSSAYNGISGFNFFAVGFLTLVSNWAGPIFWTSAANLLLLRKYHDGQRNAFWQYITLQTVFVSATVALVMAACTSLRTHLFIWTVFSPKYLYCMAWSLGQHLLINIGFGGLLFWLGSRN, encoded by the exons ATGGTGCTTCATTATCTTGGTCTAGATCATATCGGGCATAAGGCTGGACCAAAAAG CTCGAATATGTTTCCCAAGCAGCGCGAAATGGACGGTATTGTCAAGACTCTTTTCGAAGCTATGGAGTCCAAGCCTCATTTGGACTCGACACTCCTCGTCCTTTGCGGTGATCATGGCATGAATGATGCTGGTAACCATGGTGCTTCTTCACCCGGCGAAACCTCACCCGCCTTGGTTTTCATGTCTccaaggctgaagaaggtCTCCCATAGGCTCCCTGCCCCAGCTCAACCCAAGGATGAGTTTGATTACTACTCCATGGTCGAGCAATCTGACCTGGCACCTACTATTGCCGCCCTTTTGGGTTTCCCGGTATCCAAGAACAACCTGGGAGCCTTCATCCCTGATTTCCTCCCCTTCTGGCACAAGACCAGTGATCAGATTCAGATTTTAGTTCGAAATGCTAGACAAATCCTCAACATTATCACAGCCGCGTTTGGAAGTGAGCTCTTTGACGCACAGAGTAGCGTTGACCCCTGTGCCCTTGAGCAAACCGAAATCAACGAACTGGCATGTCAATGGCGAAGGATCAACAAGGAGGCACATGTACTCGCAGCTGGTAACAAGCTGGACCAAAAGTGGCTTGATGACATGTCACAGTGGCTCCGCCGAGCCCAAGATCTCATGAGCAGCATGGCTTCAAACTACGACATGCCCAAGCTTTACATTGGCCAAGCGAtcgctgctgttgctgctaCTGCAAGCACAGTTGTTCTTGTCAGTCTTGGGACTCATCGAGATGGACAAATTCTTCCATTCAGCCTCATGACATTATCTTACGGTGCCATGATGTATGCGAGTAGTTATGTTGAAGAGGAACAGCACTTTTGGTACTGGTCTTCTAGCATTTGGCTTGTAATACAAGGAGTGCTTCATATCCGAAG GAGAAACAGCCTTGCCGACATCGCTTGGGTCTTCGTTGCACTTGTAGCTTTGAGACTCACCAGGGGCTGGAATCAAACTGGCCAGAAGTTTGCAGGAAGTCCTGACATCGTGAAGGGCTTCATCGTCACGCACCCTCAACTTCTCTGGGCTATTATCACTTTTGGATACATTCTCATGTCATTCCGCTTGCTTGCCCGTCTCAAGAGTCTCCCTTCTCTGGCTAGCACAAGCACTACCTCAATTCTGCTCATGTCTGCGTATAGCTTCAAGCTTGACTTCACGAGCGAGGATGCCCCGGAGCTCGTTGTTGGCTTCGCTAGAAGCTTGAACGACATGTTCGTGGGACAGTCATTGCTTTGGAGGGCCAGGACTGCCTTTATTCTTCTCGGCGTCTTGTTTGGGTATGGCATCTATCGGTCGTTCACTGGCGGTCGAAATGGCCAGTTACAGTCAG CATatcttttccatcatctctATACCATCTTTGGCATAACCCAGTCTCGTGCTACAAACATTCCCCTCTTTCTACTATCTGATATCCTCTTCCACGCACTCCAAGCCACCGATCTCTCCGTAACTGGAATCACCATCACAGCTATTCTTCTTCAATACACAACATTCTTCGCCTTTGGTGGCTCAAATGCCATCTCCTCCGTCGATCTTTCCAGCGCATACAACGGTATCAGTggcttcaacttctttgcCGTTGGTTTTCTTACCTTGGTCAGCAACTGGGCAGGGCCAATCTTCTGGACATCCGCCGCCAACCTTCTCCTACTGCGCAAGTACCACGACGGTCAGCGCAATGCCTTCTGGCAATACATTACTTTGCAGACTGTCTTTGTCTCTGCGACAGTTGCATTAGTCATGGCGGCTTGCACATCACTGCGAACTCATCTGTTTATTTGGACAGTTTTCTCACCCAAGTATCTCTACTGTATGGCTTGGAGTCTCGGCCAACACTTGCTGATCAACATTGGCTTTGGTGGTCTCCTATTTTGGTTGGGGTCGCGTAACTAG